In a genomic window of uncultured Flavobacterium sp.:
- a CDS encoding amidohydrolase family protein: MKKALFLLFLSVFLTKTYAQDYFPVNETVHNTNKNYTVFTNATIYVTPTQKIEKGTLLIQDGKVVSVGNNIAIPKNSITIDLAGKTIYPSFIDIYTSFGVEKPKGNNRYDQDPLYDTKRVGYYWNESIRPEVNTYETFKYDQTKAEELLKAGFGVVGTHIPDGVAQGTGILVALNNAENNKRIIANKVTNHFAFTRSALTNQAYPSSLMGMMALLRQMYLDLDWYKKGNSDTKDLSLEALASNEKLVQIFATEDKLNSLRAAKIAKEFGLNYILKGSGNEFERIEEIKSTNAKYIIPISFPEAYDVSNPYLSNQIELADMRFWNQAPTNLKVLSDNGIVFALTTDKLKKTEDFKTNLLKAIKYGFDKTKALEALTTVPAAILGKSNEVGSLKTGSYANFVITSGEIFDEKTILFENWVQGTKYVVNDINAKDIRGNYDLTVGKDSYKWKIEGTAEAPKSEITTVDAKKVNSTFSVSKNWVSLLIKPSDTIKGNFTRLTGFIEKPEKLSGKAILANGDELFWTALKTSAFVAVKDSSKVEKPNPIVPTTFPNIAFGDSKKLTTQTLLFKNATVWTNEKDGILTETDVLIKNGKIAAVGKNLSDASATVIDAKGKHITSGIIDEHSHIAISRGVNESGHNSTAEVTIEDVVNSEDINIYRDLAGGVTTSQLLHGSANPIGGRSAIVKWKWGAAPDEMLYKNQPKFIKFALGENVKQANWGINNPTRFPQTRMGVEQVFTDYFQRAKEYDESWKKFNAGSKKGKAPRVDLEMKTLAEIINKERFITCHSYVESEILMLMNVTEKFNFRVNTFTHILEGYKVADKMKEHGVGASTFSDWWAYKFEVNDAIPFNGPIMHNAGLVVAYNSDDAEMSRRLNQEAAKAVKYGNISEEDAWKFVTLNPAKLLHIDDKVGSLKVGKDADVVLWSDNPLSIYAVVEKTIVDGVVYFDIQKDAEKQLAITKERSLLIGQMLQEKNKGMTTQAPTKKEKIEYHCDTLEQ; this comes from the coding sequence ATGAAAAAAGCCCTATTCCTACTCTTTCTGAGTGTATTTTTAACAAAAACGTACGCGCAGGACTACTTTCCAGTTAATGAAACTGTTCATAATACAAACAAAAACTACACTGTTTTTACCAATGCCACGATTTATGTAACTCCAACGCAAAAAATCGAAAAAGGAACTTTACTAATTCAGGATGGCAAAGTTGTTTCTGTTGGAAATAATATTGCAATTCCTAAAAATAGCATTACAATTGATCTTGCAGGAAAAACAATTTATCCTTCATTTATAGACATCTACACCAGTTTTGGGGTCGAAAAACCAAAAGGCAATAATAGATATGATCAGGATCCTTTGTACGATACTAAAAGAGTTGGTTATTACTGGAACGAAAGTATTCGTCCTGAAGTAAATACGTATGAAACTTTTAAATACGATCAAACTAAGGCCGAAGAATTATTAAAAGCTGGTTTTGGTGTTGTTGGAACTCATATTCCTGATGGAGTTGCACAAGGAACGGGAATTTTGGTTGCCTTGAATAATGCCGAAAACAATAAAAGAATTATTGCTAATAAAGTCACAAATCACTTTGCGTTTACAAGAAGTGCTTTGACAAATCAGGCTTATCCAAGTTCTTTAATGGGAATGATGGCTTTGTTGCGCCAAATGTATTTAGACCTTGATTGGTATAAAAAAGGAAATTCTGACACTAAAGATTTGTCTCTTGAAGCTTTGGCAAGCAATGAAAAATTAGTTCAAATTTTTGCTACAGAAGATAAATTAAACAGTTTAAGAGCGGCTAAAATTGCTAAAGAATTTGGTTTAAATTATATTTTAAAAGGAAGCGGAAATGAATTTGAAAGAATCGAAGAAATTAAAAGCACGAACGCTAAATATATTATTCCGATAAGTTTTCCTGAAGCTTACGATGTTTCAAATCCGTATTTATCAAACCAAATCGAATTGGCTGATATGCGTTTCTGGAATCAGGCGCCAACAAATCTAAAGGTACTTTCGGACAACGGAATCGTTTTTGCCTTAACGACTGATAAATTAAAAAAGACGGAGGATTTCAAGACTAATTTATTGAAAGCCATTAAATATGGTTTTGATAAAACAAAAGCTTTAGAAGCTTTGACTACAGTTCCGGCAGCTATTCTTGGAAAAAGTAATGAAGTTGGAAGTTTAAAAACGGGTAGTTATGCCAATTTTGTAATCACTTCCGGTGAAATTTTTGACGAAAAAACTATTCTATTCGAAAACTGGGTTCAAGGAACTAAATATGTGGTTAATGATATTAATGCCAAAGATATTCGCGGTAATTATGACTTAACTGTTGGAAAAGATAGTTATAAATGGAAAATTGAAGGAACTGCTGAAGCTCCAAAATCTGAGATTACTACAGTCGATGCTAAAAAGGTAAACAGTACTTTTTCTGTTTCTAAAAACTGGGTTTCATTATTGATTAAACCTTCTGATACTATCAAAGGTAATTTTACTCGTTTAACCGGATTTATCGAAAAGCCGGAAAAATTATCCGGAAAAGCGATTTTAGCAAACGGAGACGAATTGTTTTGGACAGCTTTAAAAACAAGTGCTTTTGTTGCTGTAAAAGATTCTTCTAAAGTAGAGAAACCAAATCCAATTGTTCCAACAACTTTCCCAAATATTGCTTTTGGTGATTCAAAAAAATTAACGACTCAGACTTTATTATTCAAAAATGCTACGGTTTGGACAAACGAAAAAGACGGTATTTTAACGGAAACTGATGTTTTAATCAAAAACGGAAAAATCGCTGCTGTTGGCAAAAATCTTTCAGATGCATCTGCTACTGTTATTGATGCAAAAGGCAAACATATCACAAGCGGAATCATTGACGAACACTCTCATATTGCCATTTCGAGAGGTGTTAACGAAAGCGGACATAACTCTACTGCCGAAGTTACGATTGAGGATGTTGTCAATTCAGAAGATATTAATATATACAGAGACCTTGCGGGAGGTGTAACAACTTCTCAATTACTACACGGATCTGCGAACCCAATTGGTGGTCGTTCTGCAATCGTAAAATGGAAATGGGGCGCTGCTCCTGATGAAATGTTATACAAAAATCAACCTAAGTTTATCAAGTTTGCTTTGGGAGAAAATGTAAAACAAGCCAATTGGGGAATTAATAATCCAACTCGTTTTCCACAAACCAGAATGGGTGTTGAACAGGTTTTTACCGATTATTTTCAACGTGCGAAAGAATACGACGAAAGCTGGAAAAAATTCAACGCAGGTTCGAAAAAAGGAAAAGCTCCAAGAGTGGATTTAGAAATGAAAACGTTGGCCGAAATTATCAATAAAGAGCGTTTTATCACGTGTCACTCTTATGTAGAATCTGAGATTTTGATGTTGATGAATGTTACGGAGAAATTCAACTTTAGAGTAAACACTTTCACTCATATTCTTGAAGGTTATAAAGTTGCCGATAAAATGAAAGAACACGGAGTTGGCGCTTCGACTTTCTCAGATTGGTGGGCTTATAAATTTGAAGTAAACGATGCAATTCCGTTTAACGGACCAATTATGCATAATGCAGGTCTTGTTGTTGCTTATAATTCTGATGATGCCGAAATGTCAAGAAGACTAAATCAGGAAGCTGCAAAAGCTGTTAAATACGGAAATATTTCTGAAGAAGATGCCTGGAAATTTGTAACTCTGAATCCTGCCAAATTATTACATATTGATGATAAAGTAGGAAGTCTTAAAGTGGGGAAAGATGCTGATGTTGTTTTATGGAGCGATAATCCTTTGTCTATTTATGCCGTAGTCGAAAAAACAATTGTTGATGGTGTGGTATATTTTGACATTCAAAAAGATGCCGAAAAACAATTGGCAATTACTAAAGAAAGAAGCTTGTTGATTGGACAAATGTTACAGGAGAAAAACAAAGGAATGACTACACAAGCACCGACCAAAAAAGAGAAAATAGAATATCACTGTGATACTTTAGAGCAATAA
- a CDS encoding Gfo/Idh/MocA family oxidoreductase has protein sequence MKNNNTIKWGIIGLGNIANQFASDLLLLEDAEIFAVASRNKDKAIEFANKYNCPKAYDSYDALFKDDQVDIIYIATPHDSHAELSIKALENGKHVLCEKPMSLSYKDAIRMIEASKKHNKFFMEAFWTRFIPSVQEVLEKLNQGTIGDIKSVKADFSFYADEKEGGRLFDKNNGGGALFDIGVYPLFLSYIILGNPKEIMAKSINHKNGIDLQTSMILQYENAQSTLQASIVSESDMKATISGTEGYIQLNAPWFIADGYSVFKGEKESKYSLPNFGKGYTYEAIECHKCIRNNQIESLLWSHKNSLDLSKIVEEIKNQIGLEF, from the coding sequence ATGAAAAATAATAATACAATTAAATGGGGAATTATTGGTTTGGGAAATATTGCAAATCAATTTGCCAGCGATTTATTACTCTTAGAAGATGCTGAAATATTTGCAGTTGCTTCGAGAAATAAGGATAAAGCGATTGAATTTGCAAATAAATACAATTGCCCAAAAGCATATGATTCTTACGACGCACTTTTTAAGGACGATCAGGTTGATATCATATACATTGCAACTCCACACGATTCACACGCCGAATTATCTATAAAAGCATTAGAAAACGGAAAACATGTTTTATGCGAAAAACCAATGTCGCTGTCCTATAAAGATGCTATTCGAATGATTGAAGCGTCTAAAAAGCATAATAAGTTTTTTATGGAAGCATTCTGGACGCGTTTTATTCCATCAGTTCAAGAAGTTTTAGAAAAACTTAATCAGGGAACAATTGGAGATATAAAGTCTGTAAAAGCTGATTTTTCTTTTTATGCAGATGAAAAGGAAGGAGGAAGACTTTTTGATAAAAATAATGGAGGAGGAGCTTTATTCGATATTGGAGTTTATCCATTGTTTCTATCTTATATAATACTCGGTAATCCGAAGGAAATTATGGCGAAATCTATTAACCATAAAAACGGAATAGATCTTCAGACTTCTATGATTTTACAATATGAAAACGCACAATCGACTTTGCAAGCTTCGATAGTTTCAGAATCTGATATGAAAGCAACAATAAGCGGAACCGAAGGATATATTCAGCTAAATGCGCCGTGGTTTATTGCCGATGGATATTCTGTTTTTAAAGGCGAAAAAGAGTCTAAATATAGTTTGCCAAATTTTGGAAAAGGATACACTTATGAAGCTATTGAATGTCATAAATGTATTCGAAACAATCAAATCGAAAGTTTGCTTTGGTCACATAAAAACAGCTTGGATTTAAGTAAAATTGTGGAGGAAATAAAGAATCAGATTGGGTTGGAGTTTTAG
- a CDS encoding ankyrin repeat domain-containing protein, translated as MSFFKKLFGKNKEEQKVALREEQKAAPKIQQPEEQKAEIKIPQLEEHIIQEDKESSDEIKLSWIAAAENPWGYDLLDLRPFSQTMISTSGNQQMAMNAISYGGESGTSFFGLRPENTKTIAANISLKIDQALYPGVLFTPDTMENKWAVYFDGEYLIFIRSWLREVLVVAKTIQKGNQLIVESITGEFTEDESPELTKAILNFILISHSIGEIIPAPIPVEYENDTDLASKWAFSTYGNMGQLGVFTTDFLPVSDSPLRTHSLLHIAVARGEIQEIEDEFNKGTNLNALAGDGLAPLHWSIAPETIGSMAKLLDLGADPNGLTHEGATPIMNAVQSNKMDKVKLLLDYGALINIQDDRGFTALHRAAERGHIDIVKFLLANGADKSISAQGHTAISLATMTEQHEIIELLN; from the coding sequence ATGTCATTTTTTAAAAAACTTTTCGGAAAAAATAAAGAAGAACAAAAAGTAGCACTGAGAGAAGAGCAAAAAGCAGCACCAAAAATTCAGCAACCAGAAGAACAAAAAGCTGAAATAAAAATACCGCAACTAGAAGAGCATATAATACAAGAGGACAAAGAATCATCTGATGAAATAAAATTATCCTGGATCGCAGCAGCCGAAAATCCTTGGGGATATGACCTTTTGGATTTGCGCCCTTTTAGTCAAACCATGATTTCGACTTCAGGGAATCAACAAATGGCAATGAATGCAATTTCTTATGGTGGTGAAAGTGGAACTTCTTTTTTTGGTTTAAGGCCTGAAAACACAAAAACTATAGCTGCAAATATTTCGCTTAAAATTGATCAGGCGCTTTATCCGGGAGTTTTATTTACACCTGATACAATGGAAAATAAATGGGCGGTTTATTTTGATGGTGAATATCTAATTTTCATTCGCAGCTGGTTAAGAGAAGTTTTGGTCGTTGCCAAAACTATTCAAAAAGGGAATCAACTTATTGTAGAATCCATTACCGGTGAATTTACAGAAGATGAAAGTCCGGAACTTACAAAAGCTATTCTTAATTTTATTTTAATTAGCCATTCGATCGGAGAAATTATTCCTGCTCCAATCCCTGTTGAATATGAAAACGACACAGATCTAGCAAGTAAATGGGCATTTTCGACTTACGGAAATATGGGGCAATTAGGAGTTTTTACTACTGATTTTTTACCTGTTTCTGATTCGCCTTTGCGCACGCATTCTTTGCTGCATATAGCTGTTGCACGTGGAGAAATACAAGAAATCGAAGACGAATTTAATAAAGGAACAAATTTAAATGCTTTAGCGGGAGACGGATTAGCACCATTGCATTGGTCAATCGCTCCGGAAACTATTGGTTCTATGGCAAAATTATTAGACTTAGGAGCTGATCCAAACGGATTAACGCATGAAGGTGCTACGCCTATAATGAATGCTGTACAATCGAATAAAATGGATAAAGTAAAACTTCTTCTGGATTATGGAGCTCTTATTAATATTCAGGACGATAGAGGATTTACGGCATTGCACAGAGCTGCAGAAAGAGGGCATATTGATATTGTGAAATTTTTATTAGCAAACGGAGCAGACAAGTCAATTTCGGCACAAGGACATACTGCAATTTCTCTTGCAACTATGACAGAACAACATGAAATAATAGAATTACTGAATTAA
- a CDS encoding YifB family Mg chelatase-like AAA ATPase, which yields MLVKVYGSAVFGVEATTITVEVHMDKGIGYHLVGLPDSAIKESSFRIAAALKNNGLSLPGKRITINMAPADLRKEGSAYDLPLAMGILIGSDQIKAPEIEKYIIMGELSLDGSLQPIRGALPIAIKAKEEGYLGFFLPIQNVKEAAIVTGLNVYGVEKLQEVIDFFAGKGTLEPTIIDTRAEFYKTLDFPEFDFSDVRGQESIKRCMEIAAAGGHNIILIGPPGAGKTMLAKRVPSILPPMTLREALETTKIHSVAGKLKEVGLMNQRPFRSPHHTISNVALVGGGSYPQPGEISMAHNGVLFLDELPEFKRDVLEVMRQPLEDREVTISRAKFTVTYPSSFMLVASMNPSPSGFFNDPSQPNTSSPHEMQRYLSKISGPLLDRIDIHIEVTPVPFEKLADDQKAESSVEIRKRVTAAREIQTKRFEEIENIHYNAQMSSKLIREYCALDEQSKQLLKTAMERLNLSARAYDRILKVSRTIADLDASPTVISQHIAEAIQYRSLDRDGWLG from the coding sequence ATGTTAGTAAAAGTTTACGGAAGTGCCGTTTTTGGAGTCGAAGCGACAACAATTACAGTAGAAGTTCATATGGATAAAGGCATTGGTTATCATTTAGTTGGTTTGCCGGACAGTGCGATAAAAGAAAGCAGTTTCCGAATTGCTGCTGCTTTAAAAAACAACGGATTAAGTTTGCCGGGAAAGCGAATTACAATCAATATGGCGCCTGCCGATTTGCGAAAAGAAGGTTCTGCCTACGATTTGCCTTTAGCAATGGGAATATTAATAGGTTCGGATCAGATTAAAGCTCCTGAAATCGAAAAGTATATTATTATGGGCGAACTTTCTTTAGACGGAAGTTTGCAGCCTATTCGCGGCGCTTTGCCAATTGCTATAAAAGCGAAAGAAGAAGGATATCTTGGTTTTTTTCTTCCAATTCAAAACGTAAAAGAAGCGGCAATTGTAACCGGATTAAATGTTTACGGAGTTGAAAAACTACAAGAAGTAATTGACTTTTTTGCCGGAAAAGGAACGCTGGAACCAACAATTATCGATACGCGTGCAGAATTTTATAAAACATTAGATTTTCCTGAGTTTGATTTTTCAGATGTTCGCGGGCAGGAAAGTATAAAACGCTGTATGGAAATTGCTGCTGCCGGAGGACATAACATTATTTTGATTGGTCCGCCTGGAGCCGGAAAAACGATGCTTGCCAAAAGAGTACCAAGTATTTTACCGCCAATGACTTTGCGTGAAGCACTTGAAACGACTAAAATTCATAGTGTTGCGGGAAAATTAAAAGAAGTAGGATTAATGAATCAGCGGCCATTTCGAAGTCCGCATCATACTATATCGAATGTTGCACTTGTTGGCGGAGGAAGTTATCCGCAGCCAGGCGAGATTTCGATGGCGCATAATGGCGTTTTGTTTTTGGATGAACTTCCCGAATTCAAACGTGATGTTCTAGAAGTAATGCGTCAACCGCTTGAAGATCGTGAAGTAACTATTTCGCGTGCAAAATTCACAGTTACTTATCCATCTTCATTTATGTTGGTGGCAAGTATGAATCCAAGTCCAAGTGGTTTTTTTAATGATCCAAGTCAGCCCAATACATCTTCGCCACACGAAATGCAACGTTATTTAAGTAAAATTTCGGGACCATTATTAGATCGGATTGATATTCATATCGAAGTAACTCCGGTTCCTTTCGAAAAACTGGCCGATGATCAAAAAGCTGAAAGCAGTGTCGAAATCCGAAAGCGCGTTACAGCAGCACGTGAAATTCAAACCAAGCGTTTTGAAGAAATAGAAAACATACATTATAATGCCCAAATGAGCAGTAAACTGATTCGGGAATATTGTGCGCTCGATGAGCAATCGAAACAATTACTAAAAACCGCAATGGAACGGCTGAATCTTTCTGCACGAGCTTACGACAGAATCCTGAAAGTTTCCAGAACTATAGCGGATCTGGATGCTTCGCCAACAGTAATTTCGCAACATATCGCTGAAGCTATTCAATACAGAAGTTTGGATCGCGATGGATGGCTAGGGTAA
- a CDS encoding nuclear transport factor 2 family protein, which produces MTPNKKTVDEYMAAFRVSDHARVLACLTDDVVWEMPGIYQHVGKEAFDKEIENDNFVGSPTIQIIKLIEENDIVIAEGAVQGNMKNGNILDAVFCDVFEMKNGKIKKLTSYLMSRNASLKFE; this is translated from the coding sequence ATGACACCAAATAAAAAAACTGTAGACGAATATATGGCAGCATTTAGAGTAAGTGATCATGCGAGAGTTCTTGCTTGCCTTACGGATGATGTTGTTTGGGAAATGCCAGGAATTTATCAGCATGTTGGTAAAGAAGCATTTGACAAGGAAATCGAAAATGATAATTTTGTTGGAAGTCCCACAATTCAAATTATAAAACTTATCGAAGAAAATGATATTGTAATCGCAGAAGGCGCGGTACAAGGAAACATGAAAAACGGCAATATATTAGACGCTGTTTTTTGTGATGTCTTTGAAATGAAAAATGGAAAAATAAAAAAACTGACTTCTTATTTAATGTCACGAAATGCAAGTTTGAAGTTTGAGTGA
- a CDS encoding GNAT family N-acetyltransferase translates to MKNLDENKLDNPVWNSLSETHQEFAIDYNGTKFYNPDYCLFGGFTELETTIEATNQYSALAESFFVVGEKPEIADSLNIMKELVCLQMVLHEKIELPIETEIVKLTKNHNEELCNLVNLVQPGYFKNKTPLLGDYFGIFKDNQLIAITGERMKMNAFTEVSAIITHPNHTGKGYAKQLIAHVVNRIFDQNEIPYLHVVESNIGAIKLYEKLGFETRRKISFWNISKNQ, encoded by the coding sequence ATGAAAAATTTAGACGAAAATAAATTAGACAATCCCGTTTGGAATTCTTTATCTGAAACTCATCAGGAATTTGCTATTGATTATAACGGAACAAAATTTTACAATCCTGATTATTGTCTGTTTGGTGGTTTTACAGAACTTGAAACTACCATAGAAGCGACAAATCAATATTCGGCTTTAGCAGAAAGTTTCTTTGTTGTTGGAGAAAAACCCGAAATTGCCGATTCTCTAAATATTATGAAAGAATTGGTTTGTCTTCAAATGGTTTTACACGAAAAAATTGAATTGCCAATAGAAACCGAAATCGTCAAACTTACCAAAAATCATAACGAAGAATTATGCAATTTGGTGAATTTGGTTCAACCTGGATATTTCAAAAATAAAACTCCTTTGTTGGGAGATTATTTTGGGATTTTCAAAGACAATCAATTAATTGCAATTACAGGCGAACGCATGAAAATGAATGCTTTTACCGAAGTCAGCGCCATAATAACACATCCGAATCATACCGGAAAAGGTTATGCCAAACAATTAATCGCTCATGTTGTAAATAGGATTTTTGACCAGAATGAAATTCCTTATTTACATGTTGTCGAAAGTAATATAGGAGCAATTAAACTTTATGAGAAACTAGGTTTTGAGACCCGAAGAAAAATAAGCTTTTGGAATATTTCTAAAAATCAGTAA
- a CDS encoding alpha/beta hydrolase-fold protein has translation MNKTIILTLLLLSSTLIFSQAKKSKTTETAKPFVLGVIDEIQSQELGEKRILNIYLPDGYKPEDATKYPVIYLLDGSADEDFIHIVGLVQFNSFEWINQVPKSIVVGIATVDRRRDFTFPTTIEKDQKKFPTTGHSDKFIAFIEKELQPFIDKKYKTTDSKTIIGQSLGGLLETEILLKKPTLFNKYVIVSPSIWWDNGSILNLDSPIFQENFTQQTDIYIAVGKEGLTPTEIPRVMEVDANLLAEKIKATKSKNIKVYFDYFPKENHATILHPAVSNSFRFFYPIQE, from the coding sequence ATGAATAAAACTATTATCCTTACCCTTTTACTTCTATCTTCAACTTTAATTTTTAGTCAAGCCAAAAAATCAAAAACAACAGAAACCGCCAAACCTTTTGTTTTGGGAGTCATCGATGAAATTCAATCGCAAGAATTAGGCGAAAAAAGAATCCTGAATATCTATCTTCCTGATGGTTACAAACCAGAAGATGCAACAAAATATCCTGTAATTTATTTATTAGACGGTTCGGCAGATGAAGATTTTATTCATATTGTAGGATTGGTTCAGTTTAATAGTTTTGAATGGATCAATCAGGTTCCAAAATCTATTGTTGTGGGAATTGCAACGGTCGACAGAAGAAGAGATTTTACGTTTCCGACAACTATCGAGAAAGATCAAAAAAAGTTTCCAACTACTGGACATTCCGATAAATTTATTGCTTTTATCGAAAAAGAATTACAGCCATTTATTGATAAAAAATATAAAACCACAGATTCTAAAACGATTATTGGGCAATCGCTTGGCGGACTTTTAGAAACTGAAATTTTATTAAAGAAACCAACGCTTTTTAATAAATATGTGATCGTGAGCCCAAGTATTTGGTGGGATAATGGTTCGATATTAAATCTGGACAGTCCAATTTTTCAGGAAAACTTTACGCAACAAACTGATATTTATATCGCAGTTGGAAAAGAAGGTTTAACTCCAACTGAGATTCCGAGAGTTATGGAAGTTGATGCAAACTTATTGGCAGAGAAAATTAAGGCGACAAAAAGTAAAAACATAAAAGTATATTTCGACTATTTCCCAAAAGAAAATCATGCTACTATTTTGCATCCGGCAGTTTCAAATTCTTTCCGCTTTTTTTATCCGATACAAGAATAA
- a CDS encoding SRPBCC domain-containing protein yields the protein MKSNLLMNFTVDKENSTVNVKREFNASLANVWSAWTEAEILDQWWAPSPWKARTKSMDFKEGGRRLYAMVGPQGEEHWAIADFTSITPKSNFKYLDAFCDSEGNLNVDFPRSKWNVDFSEQGDSTIVDIAIKHDNLSDLEKIIEMGFKEGFTIALEGLDEIFASRPK from the coding sequence ATGAAATCTAATCTATTGATGAATTTTACCGTGGACAAAGAAAACAGCACGGTAAACGTAAAACGTGAATTTAATGCATCTCTTGCAAATGTTTGGTCTGCCTGGACTGAAGCTGAAATACTGGATCAATGGTGGGCGCCATCGCCTTGGAAAGCCAGAACTAAAAGCATGGATTTTAAGGAAGGCGGACGTAGACTTTATGCAATGGTTGGTCCTCAAGGCGAGGAACATTGGGCAATTGCTGATTTTACTTCAATAACTCCAAAATCAAATTTTAAATATTTGGATGCTTTTTGCGATAGCGAAGGTAATCTAAACGTAGATTTTCCGAGATCTAAATGGAATGTTGATTTCTCTGAACAAGGCGATTCGACTATTGTTGACATTGCTATTAAACACGATAATTTATCTGATTTAGAGAAAATTATCGAAATGGGATTCAAAGAAGGTTTTACTATTGCTCTGGAAGGTTTGGACGAAATCTTTGCTTCAAGACCGAAATAA
- a CDS encoding metalloregulator ArsR/SmtB family transcription factor, which translates to MKRDIFQAIADPTRRAILVLVATNALTPNAIAEKFNTTRQAVSKHIKILNECELLDEKKMGREIYYQLRIDKMKEVDKWLEQFKEIWENRFTQLDQVLMNLKSKENEI; encoded by the coding sequence ATGAAACGAGATATTTTTCAGGCTATTGCTGACCCGACCCGCAGAGCAATTTTAGTATTGGTGGCAACAAATGCTTTGACACCAAATGCTATTGCAGAAAAATTTAACACCACACGACAAGCCGTTTCAAAACACATCAAGATTCTCAATGAATGTGAATTACTGGATGAGAAAAAAATGGGTCGCGAAATTTATTATCAACTTAGAATTGACAAAATGAAAGAAGTTGACAAATGGCTGGAACAATTCAAAGAGATTTGGGAAAACCGTTTTACTCAACTTGATCAAGTATTAATGAATCTAAAATCTAAAGAAAATGAAATCTAA
- a CDS encoding DUF1572 domain-containing protein, with the protein MKNTLEIANRFREIILNGTWIANTNYKDQLTNLDWKIATTPIKNLNTIAVLAQHIHYYINGINIVFKGGSLDIKDKFSFDFPPINSQEEWDIFLSKFWKDSEEFAALIEQMPDEKLEQGFVDEKYGTYKRNIEAMIEHSYYHLGQIVLLHKMIKD; encoded by the coding sequence ATGAAAAATACCCTTGAAATAGCCAATAGATTTAGAGAAATTATTTTGAACGGAACCTGGATCGCAAATACCAATTACAAAGATCAATTGACCAATTTAGATTGGAAAATTGCAACAACTCCAATAAAGAATCTTAACACAATCGCTGTTTTAGCGCAACACATTCACTACTATATCAACGGAATAAATATTGTTTTTAAAGGTGGAAGTCTGGATATAAAAGACAAATTTAGCTTTGACTTTCCTCCTATTAATTCGCAGGAAGAATGGGATATATTTTTGTCTAAATTCTGGAAAGACAGCGAAGAATTTGCGGCTTTGATTGAACAAATGCCTGATGAAAAACTAGAACAAGGTTTTGTCGATGAAAAATATGGAACCTACAAAAGAAATATCGAAGCCATGATCGAGCATAGTTATTATCATTTGGGTCAAATTGTTTTGCTTCATAAAATGATAAAAGATTAA